In one Silene latifolia isolate original U9 population chromosome 10, ASM4854445v1, whole genome shotgun sequence genomic region, the following are encoded:
- the LOC141607229 gene encoding protein FAR1-RELATED SEQUENCE 5-like, with product MVDRCILDGALIDLALIDGALSDGTMEDEDDDDVIIHQELTDNSKSTDYSKLLLGTTAEKWEEIYEMYRKHSQAVGFSIRKATSRRANGPGTPEVERYFVCSSEGKHGNDSRLGLNGLPHVATNHLRNAAITRITDRRISDAEAETIKAMTEAFVAPSVQYKVAAAAAGSDVFVGHSKRDHINFVHRLKIKSIEGGDTATLINLLTRRQSEDSGFFIRVQFNEEGRLCHLFWCDSMMREDYRLYHDVLIFDTTYRTNRYNLICGAFVGINNHWSNVMFGCAFLSEEKEESFQWLFNVFNEAMGDDLRPVSIFTDQDKAMTNAVEVVFSDHNC from the exons atggtcGACAGATGCATACTTGACGGTGCTCTAATCGATTTAGCCCTAATCGACGGAGCCCTAAGTGACGGTACAATGgaagacgaagatgacgatgatgtcATAATTCATCAAGAGTTAACGGATAATAGTAAAA GTACTGATTATTCGAAATTACTATTGGGAACGACAGCAGAAAAATGGGAAGAGATCTACGAGATGTACCGTAAACACTCACAGGCGGTTGGTTTCAGCATTAGAAAAGCAACTTCTCGCAGAGCAAACGGACCTGGCACACCCGAAGTCGAGAGATACTTTGTATGCTCAAGTGAAGGAAAACATGGGAATGACAGTAGGCTAGGTCTGAATGGTTTACCCCACGTAGCCACTAACCATCTGAGGAACGCTGCAATCACTCG CATCACCGATCGGAGAATAAGCGATGCCGAGGCAGAGACTATAAAGGCCATGACAGAAGCATTCGTCGCCCCCTCTGTTCAGTACAAGGTGGCAGCTGCTGCAGCGGGCAGTGATGTATTTGTTGGACACTCGAAGAGAGATCATATCAATTTTGTACATAGGTTGAAGATCAAATCGATTGAGGGTGGTGATACAGCCACACTTATTAATCTTCTGACTAGAAGACAATCTGAGGATTCGGGGTTCTTCATCCGTGTGCAATTCAATGAAGAAGGGAGACTATGTCATCTTTTCTGGTGTGACTCGATGATGAGGGAGGACTATCGATTGTATCATGATGTACTAATATTCGACACAACGTACCGCACCAACAGGTACAATCTTATATGCGGTGCGTTTGTTGGTATAAATAACCACTGGTCCAATGTCATGTTTGGGTGCGCTTTTCTATCGGAGGAGAAAGAAGAATCATTCCAATGGTTGTTCAACGTGTTTAATGAAGCTATGGGTGATGACCTTCGTCCTGTATCCATCTTCACTGACCAAGACAAGGCAATGACAAATGCTGTTGAAgtggtattttctgatcacaattGTTAA